The Bacillus sp. F19 DNA segment GTTTCTTATCAATCGCCTCTTTTAAGATGCGGTAAAATATCTGCTCAAACAGATCTGTATCCTTAAAGCGCCGTTCATAGTTTTACCGAATGTTGAGAAGTGGGGCACCTTGTCATGAAAACCAAAACCCAAAAACCAACGGTAGGCTAAGTTGGTTTCAATCTCTTCAATGGTTCTTCTCATGGATCGAATACCGAAAAGGTATTGGATGAAGGTCATTTTAATCAATATGACCGGATCAATACTTGGACGACCTCGATCTGCGGAATAGACTTTCTCTACTAATGGATAGATGAAAGAAAAATCGAGAGCTTGTTCAATTTTACGGACTAAGTGATCTTCCGGCACCAACTGTTCAAGTGTAATCATTTCTAGTTGATCGCGATTCATTTGATTATTTTTAGACAACATCCAAATCACCTCTGTATTGTTCTATTTTCATTATATAAAAAAACTGCCGACAAATCCCCCAAAAAGGGGGGATTTGTCGACAGTCTGAAGCTATGCACATAAGCATAGCTTTCATAATAAACACAGATTATTTTTCTTCTGCAACAAGCTCTTCTTCAGATTCTTCAAGCTTAAAAATTTCAATTACTCGGATCAGGTGGCCTTCCATTTCTTTTGCAAAAAACTCATAGCCATCTAAAATGATGCTTTCGCCTTGCTGGATGTCAATATTTTCTGTCAGCATCCATCCGCCGATTGTGTCTACATCCGTATCATCGATATCTAGACCAAGCAGATTATTCACTTCATAGATAAGGACCTTTCCGTCCAGCAAATAATGGCCTTCGCCTTTTTTCTGAACCTCAGGAACCTCATCCTGGTCAAATTCATCACGGATCTCTCCAACAATTTCCTCGATAATATCTTCAACTGTTACAAGTCCGGCTGTTCCGCCGTATTCATCCACGAGGATCGCCATATGAACGCGTTCTTTTTGCATCTTTATTAATAAATCATGAATTGGAATCGATTCGATGACTTGAATAACAGGGCGGATATACTTATCAATCGTGCTCTTTTTGCGTTCTACTTCGGATAATGAAAAAATGTCAGTGAAGATCTCCTTGAGATTGATCATACCAAGGACGTGATCTTTGTCTCCGTTTACAACCGGATAGCGAGTATATTTTTCCATACTCATTGTCTCAAGGTTGTCCTGAAACGATTTCTCTACTGAAGCAGCTACAATTTCAGTTCGAGGCACCATAATTTCTTTTGCTACACGATCATCAAATTCGAAAATTTTGTTCATATATTTTAATTCAGATTGGTTGATTTCTCCGCTCTCATAACTTTCTGAAAGAATAATCCGAAGCTCTTCCTCAGTATGAGCAAGCTCGTGCTCAGATGCAGGCTTTAGTCCGAAAATACCTGTTACTACGCGGGCAGAGCCATTTAATACCCAAATGAATGGGAACATTATACGGTAGAACCAGATCAATGGAGCTGCAAATAAAAGTGTCACAGCCTCTGCTTTTTGGATTGCTACTGTTTTAGGAGCAAGCTCTCCAATGACAACGTGCAAGAACGTAACAGATGCGAATGCAATACCAAAAGTTAAAATATGGTAAACCGATTCGTTAATTTCAAAGTTATCGAATACCGGTCTGAGAAGACTTTCTACTGTTGGCTCCCCCAACCACCCAAGACCTAAGGCTGTTACCGTTATTCCGAGCTGACACGCTGATAAATATTCATCTAAATGAGTAGTTACTTTTTTTGCAGCCACTGCCCCTTTTTTACCTTCTGCAATCAATTGATCCAATCGTGAACTGCGGATTTTGACAATCGCAAATTCTGATGCAACGAAAAAAGCTGTTAAAGCAATTAAAATCGCCACGAATAACAAGTTAACTATGTCCAAAACACCCTTATCCTCTAATAGAGAATAAGGAGTCACCTCCTAAAATAGTAAGTTATCAATTTTTATATCCGAAAACTATAAAATCAATGCAGCAGAATCATTAATGATTGCATAAGCGCCATGCTCTGCGGAGAGATGCGGCTTGCAATGATTTCCTGGTTTTCCCCATTCATTTTATCAAAAATTGGTTTCAGCTCTTTTATTTCATGTTCGAGCTGTTTCATATGAGTAGCCAGTATTTCGGCCTGTTTGATTAGCTTATCTTCTTCATTGGTTTGACTTCTCTTAAGTTCCAGTCTTTCTTTAATATCCTGCAGACACATATTGAATAACTTGCATTCCTCAATAAAATGAATGTCGTAAAGTGCCTGTTCAGAATAGAGGCGATAGTTGGACTTAGACGTCTTGTCTACATGG contains these protein-coding regions:
- a CDS encoding hemolysin family protein produces the protein MDIVNLLFVAILIALTAFFVASEFAIVKIRSSRLDQLIAEGKKGAVAAKKVTTHLDEYLSACQLGITVTALGLGWLGEPTVESLLRPVFDNFEINESVYHILTFGIAFASVTFLHVVIGELAPKTVAIQKAEAVTLLFAAPLIWFYRIMFPFIWVLNGSARVVTGIFGLKPASEHELAHTEEELRIILSESYESGEINQSELKYMNKIFEFDDRVAKEIMVPRTEIVAASVEKSFQDNLETMSMEKYTRYPVVNGDKDHVLGMINLKEIFTDIFSLSEVERKKSTIDKYIRPVIQVIESIPIHDLLIKMQKERVHMAILVDEYGGTAGLVTVEDIIEEIVGEIRDEFDQDEVPEVQKKGEGHYLLDGKVLIYEVNNLLGLDIDDTDVDTIGGWMLTENIDIQQGESIILDGYEFFAKEMEGHLIRVIEIFKLEESEEELVAEEK
- a CDS encoding MerR family transcriptional regulator; the encoded protein is MYRIGELAKLANVSKRTIDYYTQIGLLHVDKTSKSNYRLYSEQALYDIHFIEECKLFNMCLQDIKERLELKRSQTNEEDKLIKQAEILATHMKQLEHEIKELKPIFDKMNGENQEIIASRISPQSMALMQSLMILLH